The Propionispora hippei DSM 15287 genome includes a window with the following:
- a CDS encoding ATP-binding protein translates to MAQYKGRLTYAKGTYVEFVVAPNQDVDFGDILVVEGQSQDRFYIRAYDFKVKSRWSGVNGVGYLMSKLDENGQVANQEELDFYLGGNHTVKIAMAEQLCYVDQQGQLLNPKTCPNFFCEVHSLSGEDSALLDEMKGDLEIGLLKSGRSVMDLPVGIYGNKAITEHIGIFGTTGSGKSNLVKVLASSVMQSDHYGLLIFDVHNEYYKDLAVHPLVKDRLAIYNTNPANEAATKFKIAYEEIEPDDILACGSFTEAQLDALYKMHAIWQENWMKYILNYDTADIVEELSGSTGQKFNSRTINKIKSLCWNLEKELNIAEQQERTLPQILQELESGKVVLVELKNISPVGEQALSTFLSKKLLQHYSGKDEQAKMSAKPVLVVLEEAHRFLGKKEVANNNVFARLVSEARKFNLGMCVVDQQPRLLADKVLSQLNTLFILGLASKADRGKLEAMCRKDILQQRNEIKNLDCGEMILATNYMRFAAPVKIHKFENFMERFQLPAVNPLTGALPLS, encoded by the coding sequence ATGGCACAATACAAGGGAAGGCTTACTTATGCCAAAGGTACCTATGTGGAGTTTGTCGTGGCTCCTAACCAAGATGTGGATTTTGGGGACATACTGGTCGTGGAGGGACAAAGCCAGGACCGTTTTTACATTAGAGCTTATGATTTTAAAGTCAAATCACGCTGGTCGGGAGTAAACGGAGTCGGTTACTTGATGAGCAAACTGGATGAGAACGGTCAGGTTGCCAATCAGGAAGAATTAGATTTTTATTTAGGTGGCAATCATACGGTAAAAATAGCCATGGCGGAGCAACTGTGTTATGTGGATCAGCAGGGGCAACTATTAAATCCCAAAACCTGCCCTAACTTTTTTTGCGAAGTGCATTCGCTAAGTGGAGAAGACAGCGCCTTGCTAGATGAAATGAAGGGTGATTTGGAAATTGGTTTGCTAAAATCCGGACGAAGTGTGATGGACCTGCCTGTCGGAATTTATGGCAACAAAGCTATTACCGAGCATATCGGTATTTTCGGTACCACTGGCTCCGGCAAAAGCAATTTGGTAAAGGTTTTAGCCAGCTCGGTTATGCAGAGTGATCATTACGGACTGTTGATCTTTGATGTCCATAATGAATATTACAAGGACTTGGCTGTCCACCCGCTGGTCAAAGACAGGCTGGCAATATACAATACCAACCCGGCAAATGAAGCGGCAACGAAATTCAAAATTGCTTATGAGGAGATAGAGCCTGATGACATATTGGCTTGCGGCAGCTTCACCGAGGCGCAATTGGATGCACTCTACAAGATGCATGCTATCTGGCAGGAAAACTGGATGAAATATATTCTCAATTATGATACGGCTGATATTGTGGAAGAATTGTCAGGCAGCACCGGACAAAAATTTAATTCCCGGACAATCAACAAAATAAAAAGCCTTTGCTGGAATTTAGAAAAGGAACTGAATATTGCAGAACAGCAAGAACGGACCTTGCCACAGATATTGCAGGAACTGGAGTCGGGGAAGGTTGTGTTGGTAGAGCTTAAAAATATTTCTCCCGTTGGTGAGCAAGCATTATCAACCTTTCTTTCCAAGAAGCTTCTGCAACATTATTCCGGTAAGGATGAGCAGGCCAAAATGAGTGCGAAGCCGGTCTTGGTTGTTTTGGAAGAAGCCCACCGTTTTCTGGGGAAAAAAGAAGTGGCGAACAATAATGTATTTGCAAGATTAGTAAGCGAAGCTAGAAAGTTCAATCTGGGGATGTGCGTAGTTGATCAGCAGCCGAGGCTATTGGCGGATAAGGTATTATCCCAGTTAAATACCCTGTTTATTTTAGGCTTGGCCTCCAAGGCCGACCGGGGCAAGCTGGAGGCCATGTGCCGGAAAGATATTCTGCAGCAGCGAAATGAAATTAAGAACCTGGATTGCGGCGAAATGATTCTGGCAACCAATTACATGCGGTTTGCTGCTCCGGTAAAAATTCACAAATTTGAAAACTTTATGGAACGGTTTCAACTGCCTGCGGTTAATCCGCTGACTGGGGCGTTGCCACTTTCTTGA
- the yqfC gene encoding sporulation protein YqfC, translating into MRNKRGHLQKLAGLLDIPQDIVMDLPRITMLGNKQLLVENHRGIIQYTPSLVRIKLNQGELVVTGADMVLGNLQVEQILLEGIVEVIRYDT; encoded by the coding sequence TTGCGCAATAAGCGGGGTCATTTACAAAAACTAGCCGGTCTGCTGGATATTCCGCAAGATATCGTCATGGATCTGCCCCGTATTACCATGTTAGGTAATAAACAACTTTTGGTTGAAAACCACCGGGGAATTATACAATATACCCCTTCGTTAGTAAGAATAAAATTGAATCAGGGAGAACTGGTAGTAACGGGAGCGGATATGGTGCTGGGTAACTTGCAGGTTGAACAAATCTTGCTGGAAGGTATCGTGGAGGTCATTCGGTATGACACTTAG
- a CDS encoding PhoH family protein: MQSIHETGITEKRFQFTDITEALAVLGRHDENLRIINSYFPDRITARGAEVVIRGDEQETGIIFNLFEELRYLCRLGNTLSSHDIKYTIRMLEDKKLESLHRMFGDTIMTTAKGRQIRPKTIGQHAYIEAIRSNYITFGIGPAGTGKTYIAVALAVFSLKNKEVERIILTRPAIEAGEKLGFLPGDLQEKIDPYLRPLYDALQDILGYETFQKYMAKNIIEVAPLAYMRGRTLNDSFIILDEAQNTTPQQMKMFLTRMGFGSKIVVTGDITQIDLPHNAVSGLKQAQEIFRNVDGITLVNLTESDVVRHEIVSRIVKAYDRYEMGEGKT, from the coding sequence TTGCAGTCAATACATGAAACAGGGATAACGGAAAAACGTTTTCAATTTACAGATATTACGGAGGCGCTTGCCGTACTAGGACGGCATGACGAAAATCTCCGTATTATCAATTCCTACTTTCCGGATAGAATAACTGCTCGCGGGGCTGAAGTGGTCATTCGGGGCGATGAACAGGAAACCGGGATTATTTTCAATCTGTTCGAAGAATTAAGGTATCTTTGCCGTTTAGGAAATACCTTATCCTCTCATGACATAAAATATACTATCCGTATGTTGGAGGATAAAAAGCTGGAATCTTTGCATAGGATGTTTGGCGATACGATTATGACTACGGCGAAGGGACGGCAAATCAGGCCGAAAACCATCGGGCAGCATGCTTATATCGAGGCGATAAGGAGCAATTATATAACATTTGGAATAGGACCTGCCGGAACAGGGAAAACTTATATTGCTGTTGCCTTGGCAGTATTTTCCTTGAAAAACAAAGAGGTGGAAAGAATTATTTTGACCCGCCCGGCCATCGAAGCCGGCGAGAAACTTGGCTTTTTGCCGGGAGATTTGCAAGAAAAGATTGATCCTTATTTAAGGCCCTTATATGATGCTTTGCAGGATATTTTGGGCTATGAAACCTTTCAAAAATACATGGCGAAAAATATCATAGAGGTGGCCCCGCTGGCATATATGCGCGGCCGTACACTAAATGATTCTTTTATAATATTGGATGAGGCGCAAAATACGACGCCGCAGCAAATGAAAATGTTTTTAACCAGGATGGGCTTTGGCTCTAAAATTGTTGTAACAGGCGATATCACACAGATTGATTTGCCGCATAACGCGGTTTCCGGTCTTAAACAGGCGCAAGAGATATTCCGCAATGTTGACGGAATTACGCTGGTGAACCTGACGGAAAGTGATGTTGTCCGTCATGAGATAGTAAGTCGGATTGTTAAAGCGTATGACAGGTATGAGATGGGAGAAGGCAAAACCTGA
- the yqfD gene encoding sporulation protein YqfD has protein sequence MTLSFLKYLNGHVIIRINGPMPEKFINLCITEGILLWNIKSDESSMYAYLQLADFLRIRRLVRKTRNHIKVVGCHGFPFVAKRVKRRKMIALGALLFFITLNFLTAHIWFVDVKGVKTIPSERITDIARQHGLSPGNIKDKERLQEIENQLMLEIPEIAWVGINYTGTRAVIEIVEKTLPQQEDKSPADIVAAKDAVITEIIVLNGQPKVKKDDTVKPGDVLIRGIVPPPENKEDGVVNSGGADHTIQLTKAKGIVKGRVWYESYGEADMAEDLYTRTGKKDIGVYLKIGNAQVTVREPHPEQYSSFEEQTIYKKLPGWRNSGFVVESTIKVYHELQVSHREYTFEEARDRAKSKALSAIQTVIPESAQILSRDIAVINTPDTAIVRVKVSVEAIEDIGQNINIAQ, from the coding sequence ATGACACTTAGTTTCTTAAAATACCTTAATGGTCATGTTATCATTCGCATTAATGGACCAATGCCGGAGAAGTTCATAAATTTGTGTATAACCGAAGGTATTCTTTTATGGAATATAAAAAGCGACGAGTCCAGCATGTATGCTTATTTGCAACTGGCCGACTTTTTACGTATTCGCAGGTTGGTAAGGAAAACCCGTAATCACATTAAAGTGGTTGGTTGCCACGGATTTCCTTTTGTTGCTAAAAGAGTAAAGCGGCGCAAAATGATTGCTCTGGGAGCGCTGCTTTTTTTTATTACCTTGAATTTTTTGACGGCCCATATCTGGTTTGTCGATGTTAAGGGAGTTAAAACAATACCGTCAGAACGGATTACGGACATTGCTCGCCAGCATGGACTCAGTCCCGGTAATATAAAGGACAAAGAGCGGTTGCAGGAGATCGAAAACCAGCTTATGCTGGAGATTCCCGAAATTGCCTGGGTCGGGATTAATTATACCGGCACACGGGCTGTCATTGAGATTGTAGAAAAAACCTTGCCGCAACAGGAAGACAAATCGCCGGCTGATATTGTAGCGGCAAAAGATGCAGTAATTACCGAAATTATTGTCTTGAACGGACAACCTAAGGTAAAAAAGGATGATACGGTAAAACCGGGTGATGTACTTATCCGGGGCATTGTACCGCCGCCGGAAAACAAAGAAGATGGTGTAGTAAATTCCGGGGGGGCGGATCATACTATACAATTGACAAAAGCGAAAGGCATTGTGAAGGGAAGGGTCTGGTATGAGAGTTACGGTGAGGCTGATATGGCGGAGGACTTATATACCCGCACCGGGAAAAAAGATATCGGCGTTTACCTGAAAATCGGCAATGCTCAGGTTACCGTTCGGGAGCCTCACCCGGAGCAATATTCGTCCTTTGAAGAACAGACGATCTATAAAAAGCTGCCTGGATGGAGGAATAGCGGCTTTGTTGTCGAATCTACCATAAAGGTGTATCATGAACTGCAGGTTTCCCACAGAGAATATACCTTTGAAGAAGCCCGTGACCGTGCCAAGAGCAAAGCGCTGTCGGCTATACAGACGGTCATTCCCGAGTCGGCGCAGATTTTGTCCCGTGATATTGCCGTAATCAATACACCGGATACGGCAATTGTACGAGTTAAAGTAAGTGTGGAAGCCATTGAGGATATCGGGCAGAACATAAATATTGCACAGTAA